The Scyliorhinus canicula chromosome 11, sScyCan1.1, whole genome shotgun sequence genome contains a region encoding:
- the lmod3 gene encoding leiomodin-3 encodes MSEYCHEPDDTESNSGELDEDEILATLSPEELKELQNEMEDLEPDPLVPLGQRQKDHTDKAPTGSFDHRSLIDYLYWEKESSRLLEEERIPATLLESEQAVARKIEDEPQVEKECEGAKSKSETRSRDKEDGNGKHLNGNGQWPQQVEDDKSESKEIKYKSEKEKETMEMMKTQQNKDVPVTELEPEDEGSNQPERRGKNNPDQPTDQWKIDDAIPSNNKKEPGSLTEEQLEDNDSKKSSNEDNYTPPKECQENTGVKTGKGKAGKKLGLDSSFLKLTARPSGNPTLLDESLADIRKNKPDLTEVNLNNVENIPKDMLKSFVEALKKNKHVTTFSITNTGADEEIAFAIANMLRENKKIVTLNIESNFITGKGIVAIMRCLQFNEILTELRFHNQRHMLGHHAEMEIARLLKANTTLLKLGYHFELPGPRMVVTNLLTRNLDQQRQRRLEQQRHQFAQEQEMMVNACQKISPGLLEMLGGCVPSLSTDDEDPHLPPNTFYNRPKYNVQRKQLRRTPKKQSKNKTGQGRTDGNDKPNLKAMICSLKPVPRSRQAPLVEDTPRDQLLNDIRQSNVAYLKPVPLPKMLS; translated from the exons ATGTCAGAATACTGCCACGAACCCGATGATACTGAGTCCAACAGTGGGGAACTGGACGAGGACGAAATCCTCGCGACTCTGTCCCCCGAAGAGTTAAAGGAACTGCAAAACGAGATGGAAGATCTCGAGCCTGACCCGCTTGTGCCCTTAGGGCAGAGACAGAAAGACCATACAGACAAGGCGCCCACAGGCTCCTTCGATCACAGGTCGCTGATTGACTACTTGTATTGGGAGAAGGAATCGAGCCGACTCTTGGAGGAAGAAAGGATCCCGGCCACTCTGCTAGAGAGTGAG CAAGCTGTGGCAAGAAAAATTGAAGATGAACCACAAGTTGAAAAGGAGTGCGAGGGAGCAAAGAGTAAAAGTGAAACAAGAAGCAGAGATAAAGAAGACGGAAATGGCAAACATCTGAATGGAAATGGTCAATGGCCTCAACAAGTGGAAGATGATAAATCAGAGAGTAAAGAGATCAAATATAAATCAGAGAAAGAGAAGGAGACAATGGAGATGATGAAGACACAGCAAAACAAAGATGTGCCAGTCACTGAACTGGAACCTGAAGATGAGGGTAGTAACCAGCCAGAGAGAAGAGGGAAGAACAACCCTGATCAACCCACCGACCAGTGGAAAATTGATGACGCCATTCCCTCGAATAACAAGAAAGAGCCAGGTTCCCTCACTGAAGAGCAGCTTGAAGACAATGATAGCAAGAAAAGCAGCAACGAAGATAATTATACACCACCAAAAGAATGTCAGGAAAACACAGGGGTGAAAACAGGCAAAGGGAAGGCAGGAAAGAAGCTAGGATTGGATAGTAGTTTCCTCAAACTGACTGCAAGGCCTTCAGGAAACCCAACACTTTTAGATGAGTCACTGGCAGATATTCGCAAAAACAAACCTGACCTTACAGAGGTCAACCTGAACAATGTGGAAAAcatcccgaaagatatgctgaaAAGCTTTGTGGAAGCTCTGAAGAAGAACAAGCATGTCACTACATTCAGCATCACTAACACAGGTGCCGATGAAGAAATTGCTTTTGCCATAGCCAACATGCTAAGAGAGAACAAGAAAATTGTAACTCTCAACATCGAGTCCAACTTCATCACAGGCAAGGGCATTGTGGCTATCATGAGGTGCTTGCAATTCAATGAGATTCTCACTGAGTTGCGGTTTCACAACCAGAGGCATATGTTGGGTCACCATGCTGAGATGGAGATTGCCAGACTTCTCAAAGCCAACACCACCCTACTGAAGTTGGGTTATCACTTTGAGCTGCCGGGCCCCAGGATGGTGGTCACTAACTTACTGACTCGCAATCTAGATCAGCAGAGgcaaaggaggctggagcagcagagacacCAGTTTGCGCAGGAACAAGAAATGATGGTGAATGCCTGTCAGAAAATCTCCCCCGGCCTGCTGGAGATGTTGGGTGGATGTGTGCCCAGTCTCTCCACCGACGATGAagaccctcacctcccaccaaaCACCTTTTACAATCGTCCAAAATATAATGTTCAACGAAAGCAACTTAGAAGAACTCCCAAAAAACAGAGCAAAAATAAAACTGGTCAAGGCAGAACAGATGGAAATGACAAGCCAAACCTCAAGGCAATGATATGTTCACTAAAGCCAGTTCCCAGGAGTCGACAAGCACCTTTAGTTGAAGATACTCCTCGAGACCAGTTGTTAAATGATATTCGTCAGAGCAACGTGGCGTATTTAAAACCT GTTCCACTTCCAAAAATGTTGAGTTAG
- the LOC119973757 gene encoding 60S acidic ribosomal protein P1-like has protein sequence MASTSILACICSTLILHDHEVTVTKDKLKDLIKTAGVTIEPAWPSLFAKAFANIDVNSLICKVCAGSSAPAAAAVVSSAALVATEEKKEETKQEESEEFDDDMDFGL, from the coding sequence ATGGCCTCCACCTCGATACTCGCCTGTATCTGCAGCACGCTCATCTTGCACGACCAcgaggtcactgtcaccaaagacAAACTCAAGGACCTGATTAAAACAGCTGGTGTGACCATTGAGCCAGCCTGGCCTAGTCTGTTTGCCAAGGCATTTGCTAATATTGATGTCAATAGTCTGATCTGCAAGGTTTGTGCTGGCAGCAgtgccccagctgctgcagcagttgtTTCCAGTGCTGCCCTTGTTGCTactgaagagaaaaaggaagagacgaaacaggaagaatctgaagagtTTGACGATGACATGGACTTTGGTCTCTGA